In a single window of the Orbaceae bacterium lpD04 genome:
- a CDS encoding ROK family protein, with amino-acid sequence MLGSIEAGGTKFVCAVSDLNLNLIDKVTIETTTPSKTLQQVFQFFTKYSIRSLGIGCFGPIDLDIYSRTYGYITATPKLAWQNFNFVQTIKEQFNIPIAFNTDVNVAAYGEFKLGAAQTKNSCVYVTVGTGIGGGVVLNNKILSGKHHPEMGHIFVKRDAQDDFIGNCPFHKDCLEGMACGPAIEKRWNMKPINITDDHKAWDFEAFYLAQAVVNYTLTLAPDMIILGGGIMHKANLLDRIKATSLALLNGYFELGKIDDYLCSPKLGDNAGIIGGLLLAKEELNQA; translated from the coding sequence ATGTTGGGTTCAATAGAAGCCGGTGGAACAAAGTTCGTTTGTGCAGTTTCAGATCTTAATTTAAATCTAATAGATAAAGTAACGATAGAGACAACGACGCCAAGTAAAACACTTCAACAAGTATTTCAATTTTTTACTAAGTACTCTATTCGTTCATTGGGTATTGGCTGTTTTGGTCCGATTGATCTTGATATTTATTCCCGCACTTATGGTTATATTACTGCGACCCCAAAGTTAGCATGGCAAAACTTTAATTTTGTACAAACAATAAAAGAGCAATTTAATATTCCTATTGCTTTTAACACTGATGTGAATGTAGCTGCTTATGGTGAGTTTAAACTTGGCGCTGCTCAAACTAAAAATAGTTGTGTTTATGTCACTGTTGGCACCGGGATTGGTGGTGGCGTGGTTTTAAATAATAAAATATTATCAGGTAAACATCATCCTGAAATGGGACATATCTTTGTTAAGCGAGATGCACAAGATGACTTTATCGGTAATTGCCCATTTCATAAAGACTGCCTAGAAGGCATGGCCTGCGGTCCTGCTATTGAAAAACGTTGGAACATGAAACCAATTAATATTACCGATGACCATAAAGCTTGGGATTTTGAAGCGTTCTATTTGGCGCAAGCAGTAGTTAACTACACTTTAACATTAGCACCAGATATGATTATTTTAGGTGGCGGCATTATGCATAAAGCCAATCTTTTAGATCGAATTAAAGCCACTTCTTTGGCGTTATTAAATGGTTATTTCGAATTAGGCAAAATTGATGATTATTTATGTTCACCAAAATTAGGTGATAATGCAGGAATTATTGGTGGTTTACTACTGGCGAAAGAGGAATTAAATCAAGCCTGA
- a CDS encoding phosphatase PAP2 family protein translates to MKKNLLATMLLTLFVPISSFAAIPSGPDVTTKPHLFYLTNAQAIDSLALLPPPPEPGSILFLNDEAMYEKGRLLRNTERGKQAAADADLSDGGIANAFSQAFGYQITPKNAPEIYKLLTNMMEDAGDLATRSAKIHYMRIRPFAFYGVPTCNTKEQKTLSTNGSYPSGHTSTGWASALVLAEINPDNQDKILKRGYDLGQSRVICGYHWQSDVDAARIVGSAIVATLHSNSQFAQQLQKAKNEFAQLKASNKK, encoded by the coding sequence ATGAAAAAAAATTTACTTGCTACAATGTTATTAACTCTTTTTGTGCCAATTAGTAGTTTTGCCGCAATTCCTTCAGGCCCTGATGTAACAACCAAACCCCATCTTTTTTATTTAACGAATGCTCAGGCAATAGATAGCCTTGCATTACTACCACCACCGCCAGAGCCTGGTAGTATTTTATTTTTAAATGATGAAGCGATGTATGAAAAAGGCCGATTATTGCGTAATACAGAGCGAGGAAAACAAGCCGCTGCTGATGCAGATTTATCAGATGGTGGTATTGCGAATGCATTTTCTCAAGCTTTTGGCTATCAAATAACCCCAAAAAATGCACCTGAAATCTATAAGCTCCTTACTAATATGATGGAAGATGCTGGCGACCTTGCAACGCGCTCTGCCAAAATTCATTATATGCGTATTAGGCCATTTGCTTTTTATGGTGTGCCGACTTGTAATACCAAAGAACAAAAAACGCTGTCAACTAATGGCTCTTACCCGTCAGGTCATACATCAACCGGTTGGGCATCAGCTTTAGTATTAGCCGAAATTAATCCTGATAATCAAGATAAGATCCTTAAAAGAGGTTACGATTTAGGCCAAAGCCGAGTCATTTGTGGCTATCATTGGCAAAGTGACGTTGATGCAGCAAGAATTGTCGGCTCTGCCATCGTTGCGACACTACATTCTAACTCGCAGTTTGCACAACAATTACAAAAAGCCAAAAATGAGTTCGCTCAATTAAAAGCCAGCAATAAAAAATAG
- a CDS encoding YoaK family protein translates to MKAMVNLAANTHLAFFCLLAFIGGFVDASSFVIYGVFTGHLTGNSVLSMVFLAQMNWAMLIISLISISGFLVGTLLGAWVRMKYSLPLLHLYIICAEFLLFAAVFMLYFLAPLFYVSNLAIIMISLAMGIQNGYFNKSGTINTHSTYITGMVTTCVAAFLNNAKGDVSKKVLLCCVLSFIGGALVGGSLSVNYHLLGFAGVLVLLFFAIIYSAILANRWKQ, encoded by the coding sequence ATGAAAGCTATGGTCAATTTAGCTGCCAATACACATCTTGCTTTTTTTTGTTTACTGGCTTTTATTGGCGGCTTTGTTGATGCAAGTTCTTTTGTTATTTATGGCGTCTTTACTGGTCACCTTACCGGTAACAGCGTATTAAGTATGGTTTTTCTTGCACAAATGAATTGGGCAATGTTGATAATATCGCTGATCTCAATTTCAGGATTTTTAGTAGGTACATTGTTGGGCGCTTGGGTTAGAATGAAATATTCATTACCGTTGCTACATCTTTATATTATTTGTGCTGAGTTTTTGTTATTTGCAGCCGTTTTTATGCTGTATTTTTTGGCGCCATTATTTTATGTCAGCAATTTAGCTATCATTATGATCAGCTTGGCAATGGGGATACAAAATGGTTATTTTAATAAATCAGGAACTATTAATACCCATTCAACTTATATTACTGGAATGGTAACAACTTGCGTTGCGGCATTTCTAAATAACGCGAAAGGTGATGTTAGTAAAAAAGTATTACTTTGCTGTGTACTGTCATTTATTGGCGGGGCACTTGTTGGTGGCTCGCTATCAGTTAATTATCATTTGTTGGGATTTGCAGGGGTGCTAGTTTTATTATTTTTTGCAATTATCTATAGCGCTATATTGGCTAACCGCTGGAAACAGTAA
- a CDS encoding DUF333 domain-containing protein gives MKRLILIATLAVLAAACAKKNTISMANPASEYCENIGGTVQLVNDPKSAYGLCHLPDGQVVDEWDLYNANNK, from the coding sequence ATGAAAAGATTAATCTTAATAGCAACTTTAGCCGTGTTAGCAGCCGCATGTGCTAAAAAAAATACTATTAGCATGGCTAATCCTGCGTCGGAGTACTGTGAAAATATAGGTGGAACGGTACAACTAGTTAATGATCCTAAAAGTGCGTATGGGCTTTGCCATTTACCTGATGGTCAAGTTGTTGATGAATGGGATCTTTATAACGCTAATAATAAATAA
- a CDS encoding site-specific integrase yields MGDRVITYKELAKIWLAIERSRAGTPTKILHQMLMLFGARNSELRLSSVNDFNMSELIWTVPKEHSKMGNVIRRPISEQVKPMIERLQHLFDDKMFPAANLHKPMTISAANRYVRRLRDSLDMPEWSAHDFRRALSTRLSEDGIMPHVTEKMLGDELGGVMSVYNKHDWIEEQKKAYELYADKIFWHIKNFD; encoded by the coding sequence GTGGGTGATCGTGTTATTACTTATAAAGAATTAGCTAAAATATGGTTGGCTATCGAAAGAAGTAGGGCTGGAACGCCAACAAAAATATTACATCAAATGTTAATGCTTTTTGGCGCAAGAAATTCAGAACTTCGATTATCTAGCGTTAATGATTTTAATATGAGCGAACTGATTTGGACAGTGCCAAAAGAGCATAGTAAAATGGGTAATGTGATAAGGCGGCCTATCTCTGAACAAGTTAAGCCAATGATTGAAAGACTACAACATTTATTTGATGATAAAATGTTTCCAGCAGCAAATTTGCACAAACCAATGACTATATCAGCAGCAAATAGATACGTTAGGCGATTGAGAGATAGTTTAGATATGCCTGAGTGGAGTGCACACGATTTTAGGCGCGCATTGTCCACTCGATTATCAGAAGACGGAATTATGCCTCATGTGACCGAAAAAATGCTAGGAGATGAGCTTGGTGGTGTTATGTCGGTTTACAATAAACATGATTGGATTGAAGAACAGAAAAAAGCTTACGAATTGTATGCTGATAAAATATTTTGGCACATTAAGAATTTTGATTAA
- the sbcB gene encoding exodeoxyribonuclease I, whose product MSDFEQPSFYFHDYETFGINPAFDRPAQFAGVRTDHDLNITEEPLIIYCQQAKDYLPNPEAVLITGITPQETILKGICEAEFTKKIHAAFSQPNTCIIGYNNIRFDDEVSRNIFYRNFYDPYAYSWKNGNSRWDLLDIVRACYALRPEGINWPINEQGHTSFRLEHLTAANNISHQQAHDAMSDVYATIEMAKLIKKQQPKLFEYFFQLRNKNKVSNLIDIINLTPLVHVSGMLGAHRGNTTLIVPILWHPTQNNAVIVCDLAGDIDLLLKLSAEQIKDRLYTKSEDLADDESRIPLKLVHINKCPIVAPAKTLSVENANRLSIDLANCELALSKIIAARELIQQKVELVFSEQITYQTDKDVDGQIYQGFFDQHDKSLGDQIRETDLKDLSSLQITPHDHRLKSLFFRYKARNYPEQLSDNEKIQWQDYCLDKLSNEVIHDYLLMLENLALQYQQQPKKLTLLKDLYHYCQYLVS is encoded by the coding sequence ATGAGCGACTTTGAACAACCCAGTTTTTACTTTCATGACTATGAAACATTTGGTATCAACCCAGCTTTTGATCGCCCTGCTCAGTTTGCAGGAGTTAGAACTGATCATGATCTCAATATTACAGAAGAACCACTTATCATTTATTGCCAGCAGGCAAAAGATTATTTACCAAATCCTGAAGCAGTCTTAATTACGGGGATCACACCACAAGAAACAATATTAAAAGGAATATGTGAAGCTGAATTTACAAAAAAAATTCATGCCGCTTTTAGTCAACCTAATACTTGTATTATTGGCTACAACAATATTCGCTTTGATGATGAAGTTTCGCGTAATATTTTTTATCGTAATTTTTATGATCCCTATGCTTATAGTTGGAAAAATGGCAATTCAAGATGGGATCTATTAGATATAGTTAGAGCCTGCTATGCCCTGCGTCCGGAAGGCATTAACTGGCCAATTAATGAGCAAGGTCATACTAGTTTTCGTTTAGAACATTTAACCGCGGCCAATAACATTAGTCATCAACAAGCCCATGATGCGATGTCTGATGTTTATGCAACTATTGAGATGGCTAAACTTATAAAAAAACAGCAGCCGAAATTATTTGAATATTTTTTCCAACTACGCAATAAAAATAAGGTTTCAAATTTAATTGATATCATTAACCTAACGCCATTAGTTCATGTCTCTGGTATGCTTGGCGCTCACCGCGGTAATACAACATTAATTGTGCCAATTTTATGGCATCCAACCCAAAATAATGCCGTAATAGTTTGTGATCTAGCAGGTGATATCGATTTACTGCTAAAATTATCAGCAGAACAAATAAAAGACAGATTATATACAAAAAGTGAAGATTTAGCTGATGATGAATCGCGAATTCCGCTAAAATTAGTTCATATTAATAAATGTCCTATTGTTGCACCAGCAAAAACATTATCAGTCGAAAATGCTAACCGTTTATCGATAGATTTAGCGAATTGCGAGCTGGCACTAAGTAAAATAATTGCAGCTAGAGAGCTAATTCAACAAAAAGTTGAGCTTGTATTTTCTGAGCAAATTACTTATCAAACAGACAAAGATGTTGATGGACAAATCTATCAAGGCTTTTTTGACCAACATGATAAATCCCTTGGCGATCAGATCCGAGAAACGGATCTTAAGGATCTAAGTTCATTACAAATTACGCCACATGATCATCGTTTAAAATCTCTCTTTTTTAGGTATAAAGCACGCAATTACCCTGAACAATTAAGCGATAATGAAAAAATTCAATGGCAAGATTATTGTCTAGATAAACTAAGCAATGAAGTTATTCATGATTATTTGCTCATGCTTGAAAATTTAGCATTACAATATCAGCAGCAACCAAAAAAACTGACATTATTAAAAGATCTCTATCATTATTGTCAATACTTAGTAAGCTAG
- a CDS encoding NCS2 family permease has protein sequence MNTTNSTSSKNRSFLDRYFKFQENKTSLKTELVASFTTFITMVYIIFVNPKILGDAGMDSQAVFVTTALITGVACMAMGIIAKLPIALAPGMGINAYFAYVLVGSMGLSWQTGMTLIFLGAAGLFLLSIFRLRYWMIANIPFSIRIGVSSGCGLLITLIGLHNANIIVADPDTMVKLGDPTSIPFVLGSLSFLLVAVFAQRGWNSSILISFVVVTLIGWAIDPEVIYHGIISMPPDITGVIGQLKFQNIFEISLVGIIISVMLINLFESSGTFIAVTDKAGLADENGRYPNQQRSLYIDSASSALGAAMGTSAVTAYVESASGVAVGGRTGMMAVGVGILFLCAIFLSPLERMVPLYATTGALIYIGVLMASDLARVKWSDLTESVPAFVATIMMPFSFTITEGIATGFITFVFMKVFTGRFKDLTVCSVVMAILFLARYILL, from the coding sequence GTGAACACAACTAACTCGACGTCGAGCAAAAATCGATCGTTTTTAGATCGCTATTTTAAATTTCAGGAAAATAAAACATCTTTAAAAACTGAACTAGTTGCAAGCTTTACTACCTTTATTACCATGGTTTATATCATCTTTGTTAACCCTAAAATTTTAGGTGATGCAGGTATGGATTCACAAGCAGTATTTGTGACTACTGCGTTAATTACAGGTGTTGCTTGTATGGCAATGGGTATTATTGCTAAATTGCCGATTGCATTAGCTCCTGGCATGGGGATCAATGCTTATTTTGCTTATGTACTTGTTGGTTCAATGGGATTAAGTTGGCAAACAGGTATGACACTTATTTTTCTTGGTGCTGCTGGATTATTTTTGTTATCGATTTTTCGTCTACGCTATTGGATGATTGCCAATATCCCTTTTTCAATCCGCATCGGTGTTAGTAGTGGCTGTGGGCTACTTATTACGTTGATAGGTTTACATAATGCCAATATTATCGTTGCAGATCCCGATACAATGGTTAAGCTTGGTGATCCAACATCAATTCCTTTCGTGCTCGGCAGCTTAAGCTTTCTACTTGTTGCGGTATTTGCACAGCGTGGTTGGAATTCATCAATTTTAATTTCATTTGTTGTCGTTACGTTAATTGGTTGGGCTATCGACCCAGAGGTAATATATCATGGCATTATAAGCATGCCCCCTGATATTACAGGCGTGATAGGACAATTAAAGTTTCAAAATATTTTTGAAATTTCATTAGTCGGTATCATAATTTCTGTAATGTTAATTAACTTATTTGAATCGTCAGGAACGTTTATTGCTGTTACCGATAAAGCAGGACTTGCTGACGAAAATGGCCGCTACCCAAATCAACAGCGATCACTTTATATTGATAGTGCAAGCTCGGCACTTGGCGCTGCAATGGGAACATCAGCAGTCACAGCTTACGTTGAAAGTGCATCAGGTGTTGCCGTTGGTGGCCGCACAGGCATGATGGCAGTTGGTGTTGGAATATTATTTTTATGTGCAATCTTCTTATCACCACTTGAGCGTATGGTTCCACTTTATGCAACAACCGGCGCATTAATTTACATTGGAGTATTGATGGCATCTGATTTGGCACGGGTTAAATGGAGTGATTTAACAGAATCAGTACCTGCATTTGTTGCAACCATTATGATGCCATTTAGCTTTACTATTACTGAAGGTATTGCAACGGGCTTTATTACATTCGTATTTATGAAGGTCTTTACGGGCAGATTTAAAGATTTAACCGTGTGCTCAGTAGTGATGGCTATCTTATTTTTAGCTCGCTATATTTTACTTTAA
- a CDS encoding adenine deaminase C-terminal domain-containing protein translates to MTSMYKEDICEMIDAGAAKIPADLIITNGQLVNVNSAEIYQADVAIYKSRIVATGDVSGYVGNNTKTINANGKYIVPGLIDGHLHIECSKLSMTSFAKAVLPHGTTSIISGLDQYIVTAGLDGIQEILQEIDGTPLKVFWGLPFLTPYTLPQSNVGFNVTAKTHAEVQKWPEVFGVWETVSEFIENQHSDVMKAIEYARINRLPIFGCAPMTRGHKLNSILCAGVRLDHESYDHTEMMEKIRKGMNVIIRESSISHFLEENVKVITHLNPRLSRRVSFCTDDVIASDIVNNGHMDKLIRMAIANGVDPLTAIQMGSINSAEAYRIDHLVGSISPGRFADILLVEDLVKFEIDTVIAKGQLVVENNQTVYDFIAPKRSNTLLQSMKLKSVTADDMKVKTESTEAKVQALSLDVDFDIPFVRRGRQVELNVKDGIVLPDIKNDVLYATVIERFGKTDCKPKVGFCSGWKLTSGAMASSCAPDDNNVVCIGTNSEDMAIAINYLAENGGGQVIVDGGKVIGFLSLPICGIVSDLDPHTMAAEEEKLLQLARKLGCDLPDPLFYMCCLQITAIPDFAITDLGVIDFHDQAVMDPVFKCGCTHGKLHPKCHH, encoded by the coding sequence ATGACTTCAATGTATAAAGAAGATATCTGTGAAATGATTGATGCTGGTGCGGCAAAAATTCCCGCGGACTTAATCATTACTAATGGCCAATTAGTTAACGTAAACTCAGCAGAAATTTACCAAGCTGATGTCGCTATTTATAAATCGCGTATTGTTGCAACTGGTGATGTATCAGGATATGTTGGTAACAATACTAAAACGATTAATGCTAATGGCAAGTATATCGTCCCGGGTTTAATCGATGGTCACTTACATATTGAGTGCAGCAAATTATCGATGACTAGCTTTGCTAAAGCGGTACTACCGCATGGCACGACAAGTATTATTTCAGGTTTAGATCAATATATCGTAACAGCCGGCCTTGATGGCATTCAAGAAATCTTACAAGAAATTGATGGCACTCCGCTTAAAGTATTTTGGGGACTCCCTTTTTTAACCCCTTACACCCTACCTCAAAGTAACGTTGGTTTTAATGTTACCGCGAAAACTCATGCTGAAGTGCAAAAATGGCCAGAAGTATTTGGTGTTTGGGAAACGGTAAGCGAATTTATTGAAAATCAACATAGTGATGTAATGAAAGCAATTGAGTATGCGCGAATTAACCGTTTACCTATTTTTGGCTGTGCGCCAATGACGCGCGGTCATAAATTAAACTCGATTCTTTGTGCCGGCGTTCGCCTTGATCATGAAAGCTATGATCATACCGAAATGATGGAAAAAATTCGTAAAGGAATGAACGTAATTATTCGTGAATCATCAATTTCACACTTCCTTGAAGAAAATGTTAAAGTGATCACCCATTTAAATCCACGTCTTTCACGCCGCGTTAGTTTTTGTACTGATGATGTTATTGCATCCGACATTGTTAATAATGGTCATATGGATAAATTAATTCGTATGGCAATTGCAAATGGCGTTGATCCATTAACTGCGATCCAAATGGGCTCAATTAACTCTGCTGAAGCTTACCGCATTGATCACTTAGTCGGATCTATTTCCCCAGGCCGCTTTGCCGATATTTTATTGGTTGAAGATCTCGTCAAATTTGAGATTGATACCGTGATTGCTAAAGGGCAATTAGTGGTTGAAAATAACCAAACTGTTTACGATTTTATTGCACCTAAACGTAGTAATACCTTGTTGCAAAGCATGAAATTAAAATCAGTAACTGCTGATGATATGAAAGTAAAAACTGAGTCAACAGAGGCTAAAGTTCAAGCGCTATCATTAGATGTTGATTTTGATATTCCATTTGTTCGTCGTGGTCGCCAAGTCGAACTCAATGTCAAAGATGGCATAGTGCTACCTGATATCAAAAATGATGTTCTATATGCAACAGTTATTGAACGTTTTGGTAAAACAGATTGCAAACCAAAAGTTGGTTTTTGCTCTGGTTGGAAATTAACATCAGGCGCAATGGCAAGCTCATGTGCACCCGATGATAATAATGTGGTTTGTATTGGGACTAACTCTGAAGATATGGCAATTGCAATTAATTACCTAGCTGAAAATGGTGGTGGTCAAGTGATAGTTGATGGCGGAAAAGTTATCGGATTTTTATCACTACCGATTTGTGGAATTGTATCTGATCTTGATCCACATACAATGGCTGCCGAGGAAGAAAAACTGTTACAACTAGCTCGAAAACTAGGTTGTGATCTACCTGATCCGCTATTTTATATGTGCTGTTTACAAATTACCGCTATCCCTGATTTTGCTATCACCGATCTAGGTGTGATTGATTTCCATGATCAAGCGGTTATGGATCCAGTGTTCAAATGTGGTTGTACACACGGTAAGTTACACCCAAAATGCCACCACTAA
- the ade gene encoding adenine deaminase — MTKRQQLNDLIDMAAGRKDADLLITNCKVIDVYNQLIVDGPLAIGHGKIVGYGADYKAKKTLDAKGGYIMPGLIDGHVHIESSSLTPPQFARCILPFGTTTIIADPHEIGNVCGLDGIRYMLEASRKTPLNVQIMLPSCVPATPYEQAGAVLEAEDLVKLINEPGVKGLGEVMDYPSVINHDEKMMNKLWMAKDHDRVIDGHSPGVTGKNLTAYVMGGIMTDHECSTLQEMLERIRLGQYVLLREGSTCKDLLNLLPAITPANARRCVLCTDDREPSDILETGHINKSLKLAVEHGLDPLIAITLATLNAAECFRLKDKGAIAPNFDADLLIVDNLKDFTPKHVFIAGEEIARDGKLLVEWPDYLSDSVLNTVRLPKLTEQSFILPLLTEKVNAIGIKPGSVLTTHLQIDVKKDSYGNFDAKQNPGLNKLAVIERHHATGNIGMGILANYGLKNGAIAVTVAHDSHNLVVVGDNDADMLAAVKDVEAMGGGFSLCQNGKILAHLALPVAGLMSDKPAQEVADDLHTMIKVAKESFGINPKAHPLMTLVFMTLPVIPELKLTSTGLFDVKAYKPIELCIK; from the coding sequence GTGACAAAAAGACAACAATTAAATGATCTTATTGATATGGCGGCAGGCAGAAAAGATGCCGATCTTTTAATTACTAACTGTAAAGTGATTGATGTTTACAATCAGCTTATTGTTGATGGTCCCCTAGCCATTGGCCACGGTAAAATTGTTGGCTATGGTGCAGATTATAAAGCGAAAAAAACACTTGATGCAAAAGGTGGTTATATAATGCCTGGGTTAATTGATGGTCATGTCCATATTGAATCATCGTCATTAACTCCACCACAATTTGCGCGTTGTATTTTACCTTTTGGCACGACAACAATTATTGCCGATCCTCATGAAATTGGTAATGTTTGTGGGCTAGATGGTATTCGTTATATGTTAGAGGCATCACGAAAAACCCCTCTTAATGTGCAAATAATGTTACCATCTTGTGTTCCTGCAACGCCATATGAGCAGGCTGGCGCGGTACTTGAAGCTGAAGATTTAGTCAAATTAATCAATGAACCCGGAGTTAAAGGCTTAGGTGAAGTCATGGACTATCCGAGTGTGATTAATCATGATGAAAAAATGATGAATAAACTTTGGATGGCAAAAGATCATGATCGCGTGATTGATGGCCATAGCCCAGGTGTAACCGGTAAAAATCTTACTGCTTATGTCATGGGCGGTATTATGACAGATCATGAGTGTAGTACTTTGCAAGAGATGCTTGAGCGTATACGTTTAGGTCAATATGTGCTATTACGTGAAGGATCAACTTGTAAAGACCTACTCAACTTACTCCCTGCAATTACGCCAGCTAACGCGCGTCGCTGTGTTTTATGCACTGATGATAGAGAGCCGTCAGATATTTTAGAAACTGGCCATATTAATAAGAGCTTAAAACTCGCTGTTGAGCATGGTTTAGACCCATTAATCGCAATTACACTTGCAACACTTAATGCAGCGGAATGCTTCCGCCTGAAAGATAAAGGTGCCATCGCACCGAATTTTGATGCAGATCTATTAATCGTTGATAATCTAAAAGACTTTACGCCTAAACACGTATTCATTGCGGGTGAAGAAATCGCTCGTGATGGTAAATTATTAGTAGAGTGGCCTGATTATCTATCTGATAGTGTACTTAATACCGTCCGGTTACCAAAGCTTACTGAGCAAAGCTTTATTTTGCCATTATTGACTGAAAAAGTGAATGCAATTGGGATAAAGCCAGGTAGTGTACTCACAACCCACCTACAAATAGATGTAAAAAAAGATAGCTACGGCAATTTTGATGCTAAACAAAATCCAGGATTAAATAAACTTGCTGTGATTGAACGCCATCATGCAACGGGTAATATTGGCATGGGCATTTTAGCTAATTATGGATTAAAAAATGGCGCGATAGCTGTAACAGTTGCCCACGACTCACATAACCTTGTCGTCGTTGGTGATAATGATGCAGATATGTTAGCTGCGGTTAAAGACGTTGAAGCAATGGGAGGCGGATTCTCATTATGTCAAAACGGCAAAATACTCGCTCATTTAGCGCTACCAGTTGCCGGATTAATGTCAGATAAACCAGCTCAAGAAGTTGCCGATGATTTGCATACTATGATCAAAGTCGCTAAAGAGTCTTTTGGTATTAACCCAAAAGCGCATCCATTAATGACGCTTGTTTTTATGACGCTACCCGTTATTCCTGAACTAAAACTAACTTCAACTGGTTTATTCGATGTGAAAGCTTATAAACCAATTGAATTATGTATTAAGTAA
- a CDS encoding amino acid ABC transporter ATP-binding protein produces the protein MIYAQEIYKSFGNLAVLKGVNLTVAKSEVVAIIGSSGSGKSTLLRCLNHLEQIDCGNIMIENEWMVKNNNINQAVYQPEREIKRICTKMGMVFQHFNLFPHMTVLQNIIEAPMIVKKMKRDEIVPLARELLSKVGLLNKEDVYPSQLSGGQKQRVAIARALAMQPDIMLFDEPTSALDPELTGEVLKTMQQLAEDKMTMVIVTHEMGFAREVADTVLFMDKGIIVESGPAKSLFDNPQNQRTQEFLSSMFK, from the coding sequence ATGATTTATGCACAAGAAATTTATAAATCATTTGGTAACTTAGCTGTGTTAAAAGGCGTTAATTTGACTGTCGCTAAATCTGAAGTGGTAGCAATTATTGGCTCATCTGGATCAGGAAAATCAACACTATTACGTTGCTTAAATCATTTAGAGCAGATCGATTGCGGAAACATTATGATTGAAAATGAGTGGATGGTTAAAAATAATAATATAAATCAAGCCGTTTACCAACCAGAGCGTGAAATTAAACGAATTTGTACTAAAATGGGCATGGTTTTCCAGCATTTTAATCTTTTCCCTCATATGACAGTATTACAAAATATTATTGAAGCCCCAATGATTGTCAAGAAGATGAAACGCGACGAGATCGTGCCTTTGGCTAGAGAGCTATTAAGTAAAGTTGGCTTACTTAATAAAGAAGACGTTTATCCGTCACAATTATCGGGTGGCCAAAAACAGCGCGTAGCGATTGCTAGGGCACTTGCGATGCAGCCTGATATTATGTTATTTGATGAACCCACATCGGCATTAGATCCGGAATTAACGGGTGAAGTGTTAAAAACGATGCAGCAGCTAGCCGAAGATAAAATGACGATGGTAATTGTGACCCATGAGATGGGATTTGCTCGTGAAGTTGCTGATACAGTACTTTTTATGGATAAAGGCATTATTGTTGAGTCAGGGCCTGCTAAATCACTATTTGATAATCCACAAAACCAGCGTACGCAAGAGTTTTTAAGCTCAATGTTTAAGTAA